From Paenibacillus sp. PK3_47, the proteins below share one genomic window:
- a CDS encoding DUF1573 domain-containing protein — MSAPSLQAFQDQVSELLLRHRSLLDVMSKNGQSSASVNRAVVKAITECGCIQLHATKQVFEPALGLEQAKELAGTHLEGQPCENCREVIASELGRELFYMSALCNLLGINMDEVVEKESQKCATLGLFNLS, encoded by the coding sequence ATGAGCGCACCAAGTTTACAGGCCTTTCAGGATCAAGTCTCCGAACTGCTGCTCCGTCACCGCAGTCTGCTCGATGTCATGTCCAAAAACGGGCAGAGCAGCGCATCCGTCAATCGTGCCGTCGTCAAGGCTATCACGGAATGCGGCTGCATCCAGCTGCATGCCACCAAGCAGGTATTCGAGCCTGCCCTAGGACTGGAACAGGCCAAGGAACTCGCGGGAACCCATTTGGAAGGCCAGCCGTGCGAGAACTGCCGCGAGGTGATTGCCTCGGAACTCGGCCGTGAACTGTTCTATATGTCCGCTCTTTGCAACCTGCTTGGCATTAATATGGACGAGGTTGTAGAGAAGGAGTCGCAGAAATGCGCAACGCTCGGACTGTTCAATTTATCTTAA
- the pssA gene encoding CDP-diacylglycerol--serine O-phosphatidyltransferase, with protein MIQKSIPSLFTIGNLMLGMFGIMMAFDGKHSMAAIMVIIAMLLDGLDGRVARALKCESEFGKELDSLSDVVSFGVAPAVIVYLTSLQSVSPALGWTVTAIFPVFGALRLARFNVRPGIPGYFVGLPIPAAGGVLATLALFNKDLSAPFMIVVTLLLSYLMVSTVKYPNFKKVGLPKKAVIGAPIVIVLAVAIAVIFPEQIAKMIFVLLALYALYGFKQNIDRLTARRRHRRRRRSEDKVYHSKNG; from the coding sequence ATGATACAAAAATCAATTCCGAGTCTTTTTACCATCGGTAACCTGATGCTTGGAATGTTTGGTATCATGATGGCGTTTGACGGCAAACACAGCATGGCCGCTATCATGGTGATTATTGCTATGCTGCTCGACGGGCTGGATGGGCGTGTTGCGCGCGCGCTTAAATGTGAAAGTGAGTTTGGCAAGGAGCTGGACTCCCTGTCCGATGTCGTTTCTTTTGGAGTGGCACCGGCGGTAATTGTATATCTTACCAGTCTGCAGAGCGTCAGCCCTGCACTTGGCTGGACAGTAACGGCGATTTTCCCTGTATTCGGGGCGCTTCGTCTGGCACGGTTTAATGTCCGTCCGGGAATTCCCGGATATTTTGTTGGTCTGCCTATCCCGGCTGCCGGTGGCGTTCTGGCCACGCTGGCTCTGTTCAATAAAGATCTGTCCGCACCATTTATGATTGTTGTTACCCTGCTCTTATCTTATCTGATGGTCAGCACAGTGAAATATCCTAATTTCAAAAAAGTCGGCTTGCCCAAAAAAGCGGTGATCGGTGCGCCGATTGTGATTGTGCTGGCAGTAGCTATTGCAGTTATATTCCCTGAACAGATTGCCAAGATGATATTCGTGCTGCTGGCGCTGTATGCCCTGTACGGATTCAAGCAGAATATTGACCGCCTGACGGCACGCCGCCGCCACCGCCGCAGAAGACGTTCGGAAGACAAGGTGTACCATTCCAAGAACGGCTAA
- the disA gene encoding DNA integrity scanning diadenylate cyclase DisA → MKEHSQLENMNDLLRLAAPGTPFREGLENVLRAKTGALIVVGYSPEVMEVVDGGFSINCDFSPNYLYELAKMDGAIILSEDLKRILYANTQLIPDSSISSIETGIRHRTAERVAKQTGKLVVSISQRRNIITLYQGSIRYALKEIGSILAKANQAIQTLEKYKAVLTQGLTNLSASEYEGIVTVAEVVGVIQRVEMVLRIKMEIKRYINELGNEGRLISMQMEELVGNTEEEAWLLYRDYAREEEEDKIREIIAGLKRATDDELMDDNHIARLLGYSSTAITSEELITPRGYRLLNKIPRLPNVIIHNLVERFEMLPNLMTASIAELDEVDGIGEARARNIQDGLKRLQKQVLIDRQM, encoded by the coding sequence ATGAAAGAACACAGTCAGTTAGAAAATATGAATGATCTGCTCAGACTGGCGGCACCCGGCACACCCTTCCGGGAAGGGCTGGAGAATGTGCTGCGTGCAAAAACTGGGGCGCTGATCGTTGTCGGATACAGTCCGGAAGTGATGGAAGTTGTCGATGGAGGCTTTTCCATTAACTGCGATTTTTCGCCAAACTATTTATATGAGCTGGCCAAAATGGACGGTGCCATTATTCTGAGCGAGGATCTGAAACGAATTCTGTATGCTAATACACAGCTTATTCCTGACTCCTCCATCTCTTCGATCGAGACAGGGATCCGTCACCGTACAGCTGAACGGGTTGCCAAGCAGACGGGCAAGCTGGTCGTATCCATTTCGCAGCGCCGGAACATTATCACACTGTACCAGGGCTCCATCCGGTATGCGCTCAAAGAAATCGGGTCGATTCTGGCCAAGGCCAATCAGGCTATCCAGACACTGGAGAAATACAAAGCAGTGCTCACCCAAGGCCTGACCAATCTGTCCGCTTCCGAATATGAAGGGATTGTCACTGTAGCTGAGGTAGTGGGAGTGATTCAGCGGGTGGAGATGGTGCTGCGGATTAAGATGGAAATCAAACGCTACATCAATGAGCTGGGGAATGAAGGCCGGCTGATCAGTATGCAGATGGAAGAACTGGTGGGAAATACAGAGGAAGAAGCATGGCTTCTGTACAGAGACTATGCAAGAGAAGAGGAAGAGGACAAAATCCGCGAGATCATTGCCGGACTCAAGCGTGCGACAGATGATGAGCTGATGGACGATAATCATATTGCCCGTCTGCTTGGATACTCTTCAACAGCCATTACTTCAGAGGAACTTATTACCCCGCGCGGATACAGGCTGCTTAACAAAATTCCGCGTCTGCCGAATGTGATCATTCACAATCTGGTGGAGCGGTTTGAAATGCTGCCTAATCTGATGACCGCGAGCATCGCGGAACTGGATGAGGTGGACGGCATCGGCGAGGCCCGGGCCCGCAATATTCAGGATGGTCTCAAACGTCTGCAGAAGCAAGTTCTTATTGACAGGCAAATGTAA
- the radA gene encoding DNA repair protein RadA yields MAKAKTKFFCTDCGYESPKWFGKCPGCQAWNTMVEETESVVKTQGMNAPIFQSKEKAQSIINIESDKEPRILTGIGELNRVLGGGIVPGSLVLVGGDPGIGKSTLLLQTSHALTTQGLRVLYISGEESVRQTKLRADRLGALSGELYVLCETNMESIEEAIEQIQPQFLVIDSIQTVFMPEVTSAPGSVTQVRECTTRFMRIAKIRGIATVLVGHVTKEGAIAGPRMLEHMVDCVLYFEGERHHTYRLLRAVKNRFGSTNEIGIFEMGEIGLTEVENPSELFLSERPLGVAGSAVVASMEGTRPVLVELQALVAATHFPSPRRMCTGMDHQRMALIIAVLEKRMGLFLQNQDAYLNVAGGVKLDEPAIDLAVAVSIASSFRDISTKPYDVFFGEVGLTGEVRGVSRAETRVKEAAKLGFRRVIMPEKSMKGWKHPQDIQIIGVSTVADALKVALD; encoded by the coding sequence ATGGCTAAAGCAAAAACAAAATTTTTCTGCACCGATTGCGGTTACGAATCCCCAAAATGGTTCGGGAAATGCCCGGGCTGCCAGGCGTGGAACACCATGGTGGAGGAAACGGAAAGCGTAGTCAAAACACAAGGGATGAATGCACCTATTTTTCAGAGTAAAGAAAAGGCGCAATCGATCATAAACATAGAAAGTGACAAAGAGCCGCGAATATTGACAGGCATCGGAGAGCTTAACCGGGTTCTCGGCGGAGGCATTGTCCCCGGCTCGCTTGTACTGGTAGGAGGCGATCCCGGTATCGGGAAATCCACCCTGCTGCTGCAGACCTCACATGCGCTGACCACTCAAGGATTGCGTGTATTGTATATTTCCGGAGAAGAATCTGTGCGTCAGACCAAGCTTCGCGCTGACCGCCTCGGGGCGTTGTCGGGTGAATTATATGTATTATGCGAGACCAATATGGAAAGCATCGAGGAAGCAATTGAACAGATTCAGCCCCAGTTTCTCGTCATTGACTCTATTCAGACTGTCTTTATGCCTGAAGTGACCAGTGCTCCGGGCAGTGTAACACAGGTGCGTGAATGTACAACCCGGTTTATGCGCATCGCCAAGATTCGCGGAATAGCCACTGTGCTGGTAGGCCATGTTACCAAAGAAGGGGCAATTGCCGGTCCGCGGATGCTTGAACATATGGTGGATTGTGTACTTTATTTTGAAGGGGAACGCCACCATACGTACCGGCTGCTCCGTGCGGTCAAGAACCGTTTCGGGTCCACCAATGAAATCGGCATTTTTGAAATGGGTGAGATCGGACTTACAGAGGTGGAGAATCCTTCAGAGCTCTTCCTGTCAGAGCGGCCGCTCGGTGTAGCGGGATCTGCGGTAGTGGCAAGTATGGAGGGTACACGGCCGGTGCTTGTGGAGCTTCAGGCATTGGTTGCCGCGACCCATTTTCCCTCTCCGCGCAGAATGTGCACAGGGATGGATCACCAGCGGATGGCGCTGATTATCGCAGTTCTGGAGAAGCGGATGGGCCTGTTCCTGCAGAATCAGGATGCTTATCTGAATGTTGCCGGGGGCGTAAAGCTGGATGAACCGGCCATTGATTTGGCTGTAGCCGTCAGTATCGCCTCAAGCTTCCGTGATATCTCAACCAAACCGTACGATGTTTTCTTTGGTGAGGTGGGTCTCACAGGTGAGGTCAGAGGCGTGTCGCGTGCGGAAACACGGGTTAAGGAAGCAGCCAAGCTCGGCTTTCGGAGAGTGATTATGCCTGAGAAAAGCATGAAGGGCTGGAAGCATCCGCAGGATATCCAGATTATCGGCGTCAGCACTGTAGCAGATGCACTAAAGGTCGCGTTAGATTAG
- the clpC gene encoding ATP-dependent protease ATP-binding subunit ClpC — protein sequence MMFGRFTERAQKVLALAQEEAVRLGHNNIGTEHILLGLIREGDGIAAKALIGLGLGLEKIQDEVETLIGRGQEQPTNIAYTPRAKKVIELSMDEARKLGHTYVGTEHILLGLIREGEGVAARVLNNLGISLNKARQQVLQLLGSSEASSSHSGTPANVSTPTLDGLARDLTAYAKDGNLDPVIGRSKEIERVIQVLSRRTKNNPVLIGEPGVGKTAIAEGLAQKIINNEIPETLRDKRVMTLDMGSVVAGTKYRGEFEDRLKKIMDEIRQAGNIVLFIDELHTLIGAGGAEGAIDASNILKPALARGELQCIGATTLDEYRKYIEKDAALERRFQPITVDQPSPEEAVQILYGLRDRYEAHHRVKITDEAIVEAVKLSDRYIPDRFLPDKAIDLIDEAGSKVRLNSYTIPPNLKELEMRLDDIRKEKDSAVQSQEFEKAAALRDTEQKIREELDTTKNQWKEKQGRTDSQVTPEDIAQVVASWTGIPVSKLKEEETDRLLNMEALLHERVIGQDEAVKAVSRALRRARAGLKDPKRPMGSFIFLGPTGVGKTELARALAEAMFGDENAVIRIDMSEYMEKHSTSRLVGAPPGYVGYEEGGQLTEKVRRKPYSVVLLDEIEKAHPEVFNILLQVLEDGRLTDSKGRVVDFRNTLIILTSNVGAQAIKKNSTLGFTAVQDAGADYSNMKGKVMEELKKSFRPEFLNRIDEIIVFHSLEEKHIAEIVTLMSDELRKRLREYNVDFELTEGGKAFLAKEGYDPAFGARPLRRAIQKHIEDRLSEELLKGNIKKGDSLKIDQVNGELVVTTVDAPVSLEKEAGTE from the coding sequence ATGATGTTTGGAAGATTTACGGAACGCGCACAAAAAGTATTGGCGCTGGCACAAGAAGAAGCAGTCCGTTTGGGACATAACAACATTGGTACTGAACATATTTTGCTCGGTCTGATTCGCGAAGGAGACGGCATTGCCGCCAAGGCCCTAATCGGATTAGGCCTCGGTCTGGAGAAGATTCAGGATGAAGTAGAGACACTGATCGGCAGAGGACAGGAACAGCCAACAAACATTGCATATACTCCTCGTGCCAAGAAAGTTATTGAGCTGTCGATGGACGAAGCCCGCAAGCTGGGGCATACTTATGTCGGCACAGAGCATATTCTGCTCGGACTGATCCGTGAAGGTGAAGGCGTGGCAGCCCGTGTGCTTAACAACCTGGGTATCAGCCTGAATAAAGCCCGCCAGCAGGTGCTGCAGCTCCTGGGCAGCAGTGAAGCTTCTTCCAGCCACAGCGGTACGCCGGCAAATGTCAGCACACCGACGCTGGACGGCCTGGCGCGCGACCTGACCGCGTATGCGAAGGACGGTAACCTGGACCCTGTTATCGGCCGCAGCAAGGAAATCGAGCGTGTGATCCAGGTGCTTAGCCGCCGGACCAAAAACAATCCGGTACTGATCGGTGAACCGGGGGTTGGTAAAACGGCCATCGCCGAAGGTCTGGCCCAAAAGATTATCAACAATGAAATTCCGGAAACACTGCGTGATAAACGCGTTATGACCCTTGATATGGGTTCAGTTGTAGCCGGAACGAAATACCGCGGTGAATTTGAAGACCGCCTCAAAAAAATCATGGATGAGATTCGCCAGGCAGGCAATATCGTGCTCTTCATCGATGAGCTGCACACCCTGATCGGTGCCGGCGGAGCGGAAGGTGCGATTGACGCCTCCAATATCCTGAAGCCTGCACTGGCCCGTGGAGAGCTGCAGTGCATCGGCGCCACAACCCTGGACGAATACCGTAAATATATTGAGAAAGACGCGGCACTGGAGCGCCGCTTCCAGCCGATTACGGTAGACCAGCCTTCACCGGAGGAAGCCGTACAGATTCTCTATGGGCTGCGTGACCGCTATGAGGCCCATCACCGCGTGAAGATTACGGATGAAGCGATTGTAGAGGCTGTGAAGCTGTCCGACCGTTACATTCCTGACCGCTTCCTGCCGGACAAAGCGATTGACCTGATTGATGAAGCAGGCTCCAAGGTAAGGCTGAACTCTTATACAATTCCGCCAAATCTGAAAGAGCTGGAAATGCGTCTGGATGATATCCGCAAGGAGAAGGATTCCGCCGTACAAAGCCAGGAATTCGAGAAGGCGGCTGCGCTCCGGGATACCGAGCAGAAGATCCGCGAAGAGCTGGATACAACCAAAAACCAGTGGAAAGAGAAGCAGGGCCGTACCGATTCTCAGGTAACTCCCGAAGATATCGCACAGGTTGTTGCCAGCTGGACCGGCATCCCGGTCAGCAAGCTGAAGGAAGAGGAGACCGACCGTCTGCTCAACATGGAGGCTCTGCTGCATGAACGTGTAATCGGCCAGGATGAAGCCGTTAAGGCTGTCAGCCGGGCTCTCCGCCGGGCACGTGCGGGTCTTAAGGATCCTAAGCGTCCGATGGGCTCCTTCATCTTCCTCGGCCCAACCGGGGTAGGTAAAACCGAGCTGGCGCGCGCGCTTGCCGAAGCGATGTTCGGCGACGAGAATGCGGTTATCCGTATTGACATGTCGGAGTACATGGAGAAGCATTCCACCTCCCGTCTTGTCGGGGCGCCTCCAGGATATGTCGGTTATGAAGAAGGCGGACAGCTGACCGAGAAGGTTCGCCGCAAACCGTATTCCGTAGTGCTGCTGGATGAAATCGAGAAGGCACACCCTGAAGTATTTAACATCCTGCTGCAGGTGCTGGAAGACGGACGTCTGACCGACTCCAAAGGCCGCGTGGTTGACTTCCGCAATACGCTGATCATTTTGACCTCTAATGTAGGGGCACAGGCGATCAAGAAGAACTCGACCCTCGGATTCACAGCGGTACAGGATGCGGGAGCGGATTACAGCAATATGAAGGGCAAGGTCATGGAGGAGCTGAAGAAGAGCTTCCGTCCTGAGTTCCTGAACCGGATCGATGAGATCATTGTCTTCCACTCTCTGGAAGAGAAGCATATTGCCGAAATCGTGACGCTGATGTCCGACGAGCTGCGCAAGCGGCTGCGTGAATACAATGTCGACTTTGAGCTTACAGAGGGCGGTAAAGCCTTCCTGGCCAAAGAAGGCTACGATCCGGCCTTTGGTGCACGTCCGCTGCGCCGGGCGATTCAAAAACACATTGAGGACCGTCTCTCTGAAGAGCTGCTGAAGGGCAATATCAAAAAGGGCGATTCCCTCAAGATTGATCAGGTGAACGGTGAGCTGGTAGTGACTACCGTGGATGCACCGGTATCGCTCGAAAAAGAAGCAGGAACCGAATAA
- a CDS encoding protein arginine kinase — MSNLRFTEQALSNWMRCGGSHSEIVISSRMRIARNLEHLPFPLLASAEQAEEALDQLAPVFQGEAAADYGVFHLLKLDELDELDKRVLVEKHLISPNLANDSRGAAVILNEDESVSIMINEEDHLRIQCLFPGLQVREAWERATAIDDVFEASVNYAFDDRRGYLTSCPTNVGTGLRASVMLHLPALVMTHQINRILTAVNQVGLTVRGIYGEGSEAVGNIFQISNQITLGQTENEIIENLHGVVTQIIEHERNARERLLADSALRITDRIKRSYGILSYAAVMELKESAQRLSDLRLGVDLGILEGPSISVLNELNVKTQPGFLQKMFGDELSATERDMYRAKLLRETLGSQH; from the coding sequence ATGTCAAATCTCCGTTTTACCGAACAAGCGCTCAGCAACTGGATGCGCTGCGGCGGCAGCCATTCAGAGATCGTTATCAGCAGCCGGATGCGTATCGCCCGGAATCTGGAACATCTGCCCTTTCCGCTTTTGGCATCCGCCGAACAGGCGGAGGAAGCGCTGGATCAGCTTGCACCCGTGTTTCAAGGGGAGGCAGCCGCAGATTACGGGGTTTTCCATCTGCTGAAGCTGGATGAGTTAGATGAGCTTGATAAAAGAGTGCTGGTGGAAAAGCATCTCATCAGCCCGAATCTGGCCAATGACTCACGCGGCGCAGCCGTCATTCTGAATGAGGACGAGTCGGTCAGCATTATGATTAACGAAGAGGATCATCTGCGGATCCAGTGTCTGTTCCCCGGATTACAGGTTAGAGAAGCCTGGGAGAGAGCCACAGCCATCGATGATGTTTTTGAAGCCTCGGTCAATTATGCCTTTGATGACCGCAGAGGGTATCTGACCAGCTGTCCCACCAATGTGGGAACCGGCTTACGGGCTTCAGTAATGCTGCATTTGCCGGCACTGGTGATGACCCACCAGATCAACCGTATTTTAACCGCAGTGAACCAGGTCGGCCTGACCGTTAGAGGAATTTACGGTGAAGGCAGCGAAGCAGTAGGGAATATCTTTCAGATTTCCAACCAGATTACACTCGGCCAGACGGAGAATGAGATTATTGAGAATCTTCACGGTGTAGTCACCCAGATCATTGAGCATGAACGGAATGCGCGGGAACGCCTGCTGGCGGATTCAGCCCTGCGGATTACTGACCGGATCAAGCGGTCTTACGGGATTTTGTCCTATGCAGCCGTTATGGAGCTGAAGGAATCGGCGCAGCGTTTATCCGACTTACGGCTGGGTGTGGATCTTGGCATTCTGGAAGGCCCTTCGATCTCGGTGCTCAATGAGCTGAACGTTAAGACACAGCCTGGTTTCCTGCAAAAAATGTTCGGCGACGAGCTTTCGGCCACTGAACGTGACATGTACCGGGCGAAGCTGCTCCGGGAGACACTGGGATCACAACATTAA
- a CDS encoding UvrB/UvrC motif-containing protein yields MLCQECGVKPATLHFTKIVSGEKTEFHICESCAREKGEMIPGTAGGFSIHSLLSGLLDLEGAGKEKTAATKNAQGLHCENCGMTYSQFSKLGRFGCSSCYKYFDSTLDPLFRRVHGSTGHVGKLPKRAGAQIMCKRQIDELKQELQQSIVQEEFETAAELRDQIRKLEKEMAQE; encoded by the coding sequence ATGCTTTGTCAGGAATGCGGCGTCAAACCGGCGACTCTTCACTTTACCAAGATCGTGAGCGGGGAGAAGACGGAATTTCATATTTGCGAAAGCTGTGCCCGGGAGAAGGGCGAGATGATTCCCGGTACTGCAGGAGGCTTTTCCATTCACAGCCTGCTGTCCGGCCTGCTGGATCTTGAAGGTGCCGGCAAGGAGAAAACAGCAGCAACGAAGAATGCCCAAGGATTACATTGTGAGAATTGCGGAATGACTTATTCCCAGTTCAGCAAGCTTGGACGTTTCGGCTGCAGCTCCTGCTACAAATATTTTGACAGCACGCTGGATCCTCTGTTCAGACGGGTGCACGGCAGCACTGGCCATGTAGGCAAGCTCCCCAAACGGGCCGGAGCACAGATTATGTGCAAACGGCAAATTGATGAGCTGAAGCAGGAATTACAGCAGAGTATTGTGCAGGAGGAATTTGAAACTGCCGCAGAGCTGCGGGATCAGATCCGCAAACTTGAAAAAGAAATGGCACAAGAGTAA
- a CDS encoding CtsR family transcriptional regulator yields the protein MRNISDIIEQYLKNILHESPEGTVEIQRNDLADQFSCVPSQINYVISTRFTLEKGYIVESKRGGGGYIRIQRFELPQNVALYAHLKSTIGNDIDQNSAEGLIYQLEEARFLTTREACLMRAAVSRDCLTVNLPYRDEIRAKIMKAMLISLLGK from the coding sequence ATGCGCAATATCTCTGATATTATCGAACAATATCTGAAGAATATTTTGCATGAAAGTCCCGAAGGTACAGTGGAAATTCAGCGCAATGATCTGGCGGACCAGTTCTCATGCGTGCCGTCACAGATCAATTATGTTATCAGCACACGTTTTACCTTGGAAAAGGGCTATATAGTGGAGAGTAAACGCGGCGGCGGGGGCTATATCCGGATTCAGCGTTTCGAGCTGCCCCAGAATGTAGCGCTCTATGCCCATCTTAAATCCACTATCGGAAACGACATTGATCAGAATTCCGCTGAAGGTCTGATTTATCAGCTGGAGGAAGCCCGGTTTCTAACTACACGTGAAGCATGTCTCATGCGCGCCGCTGTTTCCCGGGACTGCCTGACGGTTAATCTGCCGTACCGGGATGAGATCCGTGCCAAGATTATGAAAGCTATGCTAATCTCTTTGCTCGGCAAATAA